Proteins from a genomic interval of Polaribacter sejongensis:
- the rfbC gene encoding dTDP-4-dehydrorhamnose 3,5-epimerase gives MKVTETNLKGCYVIEPLFFKDNRGCFLLEYNKKEFEEKTGFKGDFVLGNQSTSQYGVVRGLHLQRGEFAQAKLVRVVKGKILDVAVDARKGSETFGKVFSVELSAENNKQLFVPRGFLHGFSVLEDDTIVSYKCDNYYQPEAEDGVLFDDKDLNIDWKIPSDKITLSEKDTVLKTFASFNK, from the coding sequence AAAAGGATGTTATGTTATAGAACCTCTTTTTTTTAAAGATAATAGAGGGTGTTTTTTATTAGAATATAATAAAAAGGAGTTTGAAGAGAAAACGGGATTTAAAGGAGATTTTGTTTTAGGAAATCAGTCTACTTCTCAATACGGAGTTGTAAGAGGTTTGCATTTGCAAAGGGGAGAGTTTGCCCAAGCAAAATTAGTAAGAGTTGTAAAAGGGAAGATTTTAGACGTTGCCGTTGATGCTAGAAAAGGTTCTGAAACTTTTGGTAAAGTCTTTTCTGTAGAATTATCGGCAGAAAATAATAAGCAATTATTTGTTCCAAGAGGATTTTTACATGGTTTTTCTGTTTTAGAAGATGATACAATTGTATCGTATAAATGTGATAATTATTATCAACCAGAAGCGGAAGATGGTGTTTTATTTGATGATAAAGATTTAAATATTGATTGGAAAATACCTTCGGATAAAATTACACTTTCAGAAAAGGATACTGTATTAAAAACGTTTGCTAGTTTTAATAAGTAA
- a CDS encoding lipopolysaccharide biosynthesis protein: MDRRKIILKNVSLGFVFKILNMGIVYLTIPFLLKYLGTSNYGVWVTIFSIVNILFFVDAGIANGLKTKLTEAISNKNVRLAKEYISTASVLIFFISIGFFLVGGATIYLVNLNSLLNVGDLVSNKNLQSVFFVILIFIVSNFVLSLYKVFFYAIQKASVVEFSLFLYRFVVFGFIYYALNNLESSILNVAYIYGLSNLIVSIIFSFVFFNKRKEILPSIKSFKKERINDLMSLSIRFFIIQMCMIVIFITDNIIISNLLGPDAVTNYDIVFKLFQVIIMLSTILLDPFWSLFTDAYQKKDFIWIRATLKRMNKLFILVCIGTIVLILLTKTIISIWIGKEFVVDETLTYFMGLFVLIRIFPLVYMYFLNAIGEIKLQMYLFIMGAVINIPVSVLFVKYLDLGISGVILGTSVSIIAMVFLLPFQTYNILKKNEILKN, from the coding sequence ATGGATAGAAGAAAGATTATTTTAAAGAACGTATCCCTAGGTTTTGTGTTTAAAATATTAAATATGGGAATTGTATATCTTACAATTCCTTTTTTATTAAAGTATTTAGGCACTTCTAATTACGGTGTTTGGGTTACAATTTTCTCTATTGTTAATATCTTGTTTTTTGTAGATGCTGGTATTGCAAACGGTTTAAAAACAAAATTAACAGAGGCAATTAGTAATAAGAATGTTAGGCTTGCAAAAGAATATATATCCACAGCATCTGTTCTTATTTTTTTTATTTCTATCGGCTTTTTTCTTGTTGGTGGTGCTACAATATACTTAGTAAACTTAAATAGTTTGTTAAATGTTGGGGACTTAGTTTCTAATAAAAACCTTCAATCGGTTTTTTTTGTGATACTGATATTTATTGTGTCCAACTTTGTTTTAAGTCTTTATAAAGTTTTCTTTTACGCAATTCAGAAAGCTTCTGTGGTAGAATTTTCGCTTTTTCTTTATCGATTTGTCGTTTTCGGCTTTATATATTATGCTTTAAATAACTTAGAATCATCTATTTTAAATGTTGCTTACATTTACGGGTTGTCTAATCTTATTGTAAGTATCATTTTTAGTTTTGTTTTTTTTAATAAAAGGAAAGAGATCCTTCCATCTATTAAAAGCTTTAAGAAAGAAAGAATTAATGATTTAATGAGTTTGAGCATCCGTTTTTTTATAATTCAGATGTGTATGATTGTTATTTTTATTACTGATAATATTATTATCAGTAATTTATTAGGTCCGGATGCCGTTACAAATTATGATATTGTTTTTAAATTATTTCAAGTTATTATAATGTTGTCAACCATACTTTTAGATCCCTTTTGGTCTCTTTTTACAGACGCTTACCAAAAGAAAGATTTTATTTGGATTAGGGCAACATTAAAAAGAATGAATAAACTTTTTATACTTGTTTGCATTGGTACAATAGTTTTAATTCTTTTAACCAAAACAATTATATCAATTTGGATTGGTAAAGAGTTTGTGGTAGATGAAACCTTAACTTATTTTATGGGTTTATTTGTGCTGATAAGAATTTTTCCTTTGGTATATATGTATTTTTTAAATGCAATAGGAGAAATAAAATTACAAATGTATTTATTTATTATGGGAGCAGTTATTAATATACCTGTTTCAGTGTTATTTGTAAAATATCTAGATTTAGGTATTTCTGGTGTTATTTTAGGAACATCGGTTAGTATTATTGCGATGGTCTTTTTACTACCTTTTCAGACCTATAATATTTTGAAAAAGAATGAAATTTTAAAAAACTAA
- a CDS encoding glycosyltransferase family 2 protein yields the protein MNPLLSIITATFNSDKTLDETIKSVLNQDYTNFEYIIIDGKSEDNTISIIKKYETQFKEKNITYTWVSEPDTGIYSAWNKGLKLATGGWIAFLGSDDIYLENALEKYAFNIAQNNNVDFIYSKVKLVNKGKVKHVFSDLWKWNEFKREMKIAHVGSFHNKNYFDTYGVYNEDYKITGDYELLLRAKSNLKTIFINQFTAEMKDGGISNKNVLMAFKEAKKAKIDTAEISKQIAFMDFYLSLIKYYLSTFVKRFF from the coding sequence ATGAATCCTTTATTAAGCATCATAACAGCAACATTTAATAGTGATAAAACTTTAGATGAAACAATTAAGTCTGTTTTAAATCAAGATTATACTAATTTCGAATACATAATTATTGATGGGAAATCTGAAGATAATACAATTAGTATTATCAAAAAATATGAAACTCAATTTAAAGAAAAAAATATAACATATACTTGGGTAAGCGAGCCAGATACGGGTATTTATAGTGCCTGGAATAAAGGGTTGAAATTAGCTACAGGAGGTTGGATTGCTTTTTTAGGGTCTGATGATATTTATCTAGAAAATGCTTTAGAAAAATATGCTTTTAACATAGCGCAAAACAATAACGTAGACTTTATTTATTCTAAAGTTAAATTAGTAAATAAAGGAAAAGTAAAACACGTATTCTCTGATCTTTGGAAATGGAATGAGTTTAAAAGAGAAATGAAAATTGCTCATGTTGGTTCTTTTCATAATAAAAATTATTTTGATACCTATGGTGTATACAATGAAGACTATAAAATTACTGGAGATTATGAGCTGCTTTTAAGAGCTAAAAGTAATTTAAAAACTATTTTTATAAATCAGTTTACTGCAGAAATGAAAGATGGTGGAATTAGTAATAAAAATGTATTAATGGCTTTTAAAGAGGCTAAAAAAGCTAAAATAGACACTGCAGAAATTTCTAAACAAATAGCGTTTATGGATTTTTATCTATCCCTAATAAAATATTATCTTTCTACTTTTGTAAAAAGGTTCTTCTAA
- a CDS encoding glycosyltransferase family 4 protein, protein MKNILFIHQSADLYGSDKTLLYLLESIKDVANVIVVVPEEGPLTEEFKKLNIEVFIIPVIKVSRQLFTNFNVFKLPFQIYKAVSIFKKKLGNRKIDLIHSNTIAVFLGAFYSKIYNIKHIWHVHEIIQHPKMVAKAYPFLVDWFSDCVVFNSVASAEHLYKNKPKLKEKSTIIYNGLDRNVPISSKEEQMLLRNSLFKSIDKSSIVIGLVGRINRHKGQQLLLSVFNELKKNPENNIYLLFVGSTIKSQLFLLEELKDEIKNKNLENFVTIVDFQKEIWKFYDCIDIVLVPTTDIESFGLVAIEGMLSKKPVIASNHGGLKEIVIHNKTGLLFEPNNASDLKKSIESLIINQNLIELYGKEGEKRAKFDFSLEKYVNNFKALYNSF, encoded by the coding sequence ATGAAAAACATTCTTTTTATTCACCAATCAGCAGACCTATACGGGTCAGACAAGACTCTATTATATCTTTTAGAGTCTATTAAAGATGTAGCAAATGTAATAGTAGTTGTGCCTGAAGAAGGCCCTTTGACGGAGGAATTTAAAAAGTTAAACATAGAAGTTTTTATTATACCCGTAATTAAGGTTTCTAGGCAGTTATTTACAAATTTTAATGTTTTTAAGTTGCCATTTCAAATATATAAAGCCGTAAGTATTTTTAAAAAAAAATTAGGGAATAGAAAGATAGATCTTATACATTCTAACACCATTGCAGTGTTTCTAGGTGCTTTTTACAGTAAAATATATAATATTAAGCATATTTGGCACGTTCATGAAATAATTCAGCACCCAAAAATGGTGGCTAAAGCCTATCCGTTTCTTGTAGATTGGTTTTCAGATTGTGTTGTTTTTAACTCGGTAGCTTCTGCAGAACATTTATATAAAAATAAGCCTAAACTTAAAGAAAAATCTACAATAATTTATAATGGATTAGATAGAAATGTACCCATTTCATCTAAGGAAGAGCAAATGTTGTTGAGAAACTCACTTTTTAAATCCATAGATAAATCATCCATAGTAATTGGTTTGGTGGGGAGAATTAATAGACATAAAGGGCAGCAATTATTACTAAGTGTTTTTAATGAGCTCAAAAAGAACCCAGAAAACAACATTTACTTGTTGTTTGTAGGTTCTACAATTAAATCTCAACTGTTTTTGCTAGAAGAGTTAAAAGATGAGATTAAAAATAAGAATTTAGAAAACTTTGTAACTATTGTCGATTTTCAGAAAGAAATTTGGAAATTTTATGATTGTATAGATATCGTTTTGGTGCCAACTACAGACATAGAATCTTTTGGTTTGGTCGCTATAGAGGGGATGTTGTCTAAAAAACCAGTGATTGCTTCTAATCATGGAGGACTGAAAGAAATAGTTATACATAATAAAACAGGTTTACTATTTGAACCAAACAATGCCTCTGATTTAAAAAAATCAATAGAATCCTTAATTATAAATCAAAACTTGATTGAATTGTATGGAAAAGAAGGAGAAAAAAGAGCTAAGTTTGACTTTTCTTTAGAAAAATATGTAAATAATTTTAAAGCTCTATATAATTCGTTTTGA
- a CDS encoding O-antigen ligase family protein, translating to MTLTIKKIWPVLLVVSFVLHREVTSIEVNTILLLVLTSFVVLLNKGKMIKRDFDVLSLLLLIICIGSFTAIFNKPSAYNFIRDLLYFTKPVLLILLGYFLTRLINDWKVVFKALIYLGVGYAVYHILHFVIFTNFNHPHIISHIRGVNGLSNIIEVFSIALIVLGNKYKEYSIFSKKSTKYICLFLLFTSFTLYFSRTMFVGLVLLVLGVLNYLKLNKKGLKYLGLLLLAITILYTYLFTVKIDRKGDGIENFLYKLKIAPSEIFSPKIDLNNHASLWDHWRAYEALRGLQGLNESPVSYVGGKGFGALVDLKFAAPISSEGTIRYIPILHNGYIFILYKTGVIGLLIYLYFLFSLYFQAYRKTDRLDTKNFGNLLSATSLYLIFSSLIITGLYNLQEETAIILGIFLYLKSNSNRKN from the coding sequence TTGACATTAACCATTAAAAAAATATGGCCAGTATTATTAGTAGTGTCTTTTGTTTTACATAGAGAAGTTACTTCTATAGAGGTAAATACAATACTACTTTTAGTACTTACTAGTTTTGTTGTTTTACTTAATAAAGGTAAAATGATAAAACGAGATTTTGACGTACTCTCCCTTTTATTATTAATAATCTGTATCGGTAGTTTTACAGCAATTTTTAATAAACCTAGCGCTTATAATTTTATTAGAGATTTACTTTACTTTACCAAACCAGTATTGTTGATTCTATTAGGTTATTTTCTTACAAGACTTATTAATGATTGGAAAGTAGTTTTTAAAGCATTAATTTATTTAGGTGTAGGGTATGCAGTTTATCATATTTTACATTTTGTAATTTTTACCAATTTTAATCATCCTCATATTATCTCACATATACGAGGTGTAAATGGTCTTTCGAATATAATTGAAGTATTTTCGATTGCTTTAATTGTTTTAGGTAATAAGTACAAAGAATATAGTATATTTTCAAAGAAAAGCACAAAATACATTTGTTTATTTTTATTGTTTACTTCTTTTACACTGTATTTTTCTAGAACTATGTTTGTAGGTTTAGTTTTGCTTGTACTGGGTGTTTTAAATTATTTAAAATTAAATAAGAAAGGATTAAAGTATTTAGGGCTATTATTGCTGGCTATAACCATATTATATACATACCTATTTACAGTGAAAATAGATAGAAAGGGAGATGGGATCGAAAATTTCTTATATAAACTTAAGATAGCTCCAAGTGAAATTTTTTCACCTAAAATAGATTTAAATAACCATGCTAGTTTATGGGATCATTGGAGGGCTTATGAGGCTCTTAGAGGGTTGCAAGGCCTTAATGAGTCTCCAGTAAGTTACGTTGGTGGTAAGGGTTTCGGTGCTTTGGTAGATTTAAAGTTTGCTGCACCCATAAGTAGTGAAGGAACTATACGATACATTCCCATATTACATAACGGATATATTTTTATACTCTATAAAACAGGTGTTATTGGATTGCTTATTTATCTGTATTTTTTATTTAGTTTGTATTTTCAAGCCTATAGAAAAACAGATCGTTTAGATACTAAAAATTTTGGAAATTTGTTGTCAGCAACATCATTATATCTTATATTTTCATCGTTAATAATTACGGGTCTTTATAACCTTCAAGAAGAAACTGCAATAATATTAGGTATCTTTTTATACCTAAAATCCAACTCAAATAGAAAAAATTAA
- a CDS encoding DUF1972 domain-containing protein, translating into MKIGIIGTRGIPNHYGGFEQFAEHLATYLVEKGCEVYVYNSSNHPYQEPLFKGVHIIHCNDPESKMGTIGQFVYDLNCILDTRKKNLDIILQLGYTSSSIWSLLFPKKTLIITNMDGLEWKRSKYSFFVRKFLMYAERLGVKYSDYLVSDSEGIKEYIDNKYKKDSKFIAYGSEVVSDVDESILKKFKVEKLKYNMLIARMEPENNVETILDGVVLSESKTPFLVIGAYDNNSFGKKLKQKFEDCKEIIFLGSIYNNSELNALRFFCNLYFHGHSVGGTNPSLLEAMGSSNLIIAHNNIFNKAVLKEDAYYFFNAEDVSFYLKEKNKQDESLRIENNIRKINNEYDINKINGSYFSYFQECLSKN; encoded by the coding sequence ATGAAAATAGGAATTATTGGTACAAGAGGTATTCCAAACCATTATGGTGGTTTCGAGCAGTTTGCAGAACACTTGGCCACTTATTTAGTAGAAAAAGGTTGTGAAGTTTATGTTTATAATTCTTCTAATCATCCATATCAAGAACCTTTATTTAAAGGTGTACATATTATTCATTGCAATGATCCAGAAAGTAAAATGGGTACCATTGGTCAGTTTGTATACGATTTAAATTGCATTTTAGATACCAGAAAAAAAAATCTAGATATTATATTACAATTAGGCTATACAAGTAGTTCTATTTGGTCTTTACTTTTTCCAAAAAAAACTTTAATCATAACAAATATGGATGGTTTAGAATGGAAAAGAAGTAAGTATAGTTTTTTTGTAAGAAAGTTTTTAATGTATGCAGAAAGGTTAGGTGTAAAATATAGTGATTATCTTGTTTCAGATTCTGAAGGGATAAAAGAATACATAGACAATAAGTATAAAAAAGACTCTAAATTTATTGCTTACGGGAGTGAAGTAGTTTCTGATGTTGATGAAAGTATTTTAAAGAAATTTAAAGTAGAGAAATTAAAATACAACATGTTAATTGCAAGAATGGAGCCAGAGAATAATGTTGAAACGATTCTAGATGGTGTTGTTCTAAGCGAATCAAAAACTCCTTTTTTGGTTATTGGCGCTTATGATAATAATAGTTTTGGTAAAAAGTTAAAACAAAAATTTGAGGATTGTAAAGAAATTATTTTTTTAGGAAGCATCTATAATAATAGCGAATTAAATGCACTTAGATTTTTTTGTAACCTTTATTTTCATGGTCATTCTGTGGGTGGTACAAATCCCTCTTTATTAGAGGCTATGGGGTCTAGTAATTTAATTATTGCACACAATAATATCTTTAATAAAGCAGTTCTAAAAGAAGACGCTTATTACTTTTTTAATGCAGAAGATGTGAGTTTTTATTTAAAAGAAAAAAATAAACAGGATGAAAGCTTAAGAATTGAAAATAATATAAGAAAAATTAATAATGAGTATGATATTAATAAAATAAATGGCAGCTATTTTTCCTATTTTCAAGAGTGTCTTTCAAAAAATTAA
- a CDS encoding O-antigen ligase family protein, with protein sequence MWTNNLGNTKSGLEQFLSYLVLPIAFIFNSDKQFNKEKVISIFSFSLVIYALLCLIVGVVNTSKYSDISFLFYHKLSGGLGNLNAIYLSAFISLAISFFLTKPNKSKLEFFSLIFLSLFLVLLSSKMVIAITLMTSIFYFLKKRKFKKINLKSVVLFIAVLLIIIPAASNLYSRIKVEFEETKMEEVLHKKDFGPVYLWTGFGLRVFQTKAFIEILKEKKNIVLGSGLNNSQDNLNEKYKEYNFYPGFLNYNYHNQYMQIFAELGVVGLCLLLLIILFIFKEAIIYKDYFLLSFIILILVVSFTESFLWRQRGMVFFITVSLLLTKREQYIN encoded by the coding sequence TTGTGGACTAATAATTTAGGGAATACTAAATCTGGTTTAGAACAATTTCTATCTTATTTAGTTTTACCAATTGCATTTATATTTAATTCTGATAAACAGTTTAATAAAGAAAAAGTGATCAGTATTTTTTCTTTTTCATTGGTAATCTATGCGTTGCTTTGCCTTATTGTTGGGGTTGTAAATACAAGTAAATATTCTGATATAAGTTTTTTATTTTATCATAAATTAAGTGGTGGTTTGGGTAATTTAAATGCAATTTACCTATCTGCATTTATAAGTTTAGCAATTAGTTTCTTTTTAACGAAACCAAATAAATCGAAACTTGAGTTTTTTAGTTTAATTTTCTTGAGTCTATTTCTTGTTTTGTTATCATCTAAAATGGTAATTGCAATAACTCTTATGACTTCTATTTTTTATTTCCTTAAAAAAAGAAAATTTAAAAAAATAAATTTAAAATCGGTTGTTCTATTTATTGCAGTTCTATTAATTATTATACCTGCAGCAAGTAATCTATATAGCCGTATAAAAGTAGAATTTGAGGAAACTAAAATGGAAGAAGTTTTACATAAAAAGGATTTTGGCCCTGTATATCTTTGGACAGGTTTTGGACTGCGTGTTTTTCAAACCAAAGCATTTATAGAGATTTTAAAAGAGAAAAAAAATATAGTTTTGGGTTCTGGTTTAAATAATTCTCAAGACAATTTAAACGAAAAGTACAAAGAGTATAATTTTTATCCAGGATTTTTAAATTACAATTATCACAATCAATACATGCAAATTTTTGCAGAATTGGGAGTTGTTGGTCTGTGTTTACTTTTACTAATTATACTCTTCATTTTTAAAGAGGCAATTATTTATAAAGATTATTTTTTATTATCCTTTATAATTCTAATATTAGTAGTTAGTTTTACAGAATCATTTTTGTGGAGACAAAGAGGAATGGTGTTTTTTATAACCGTTTCATTGTTGTTAACTAAAAGAGAACAATATATTAATTGA
- a CDS encoding exopolysaccharide biosynthesis polyprenyl glycosylphosphotransferase — MKKKRSILIKPLIVVIDLILIISIIYFVSDKEYFNLSFISYITAFWLFISYYTKYYNVYRYTHVGRLVTLLLSQFFIFSLAYLSYFSVFKEGEIVNKQFLVFALIFCTVSSTKFLIFYVLKKYRSKGRNYRNIVLFGELGSARKLENLFHHKNDLGYRFFGFFSDKVYKSKNYLGALDKGFSYIINNKIDEVYCDPSKVNSGRLIEITKFVEKNELELRILPENKAIYSKDFILEYFGTIPILKPKSLPFEKIETHVIKRVFDILFSFVVCFFMLSWMLPILWVVIKLDSKGTFFFKQKRDGLDGKQFYCYKLRSMRVNSNADKVSACKNDKRITRVGAFLRKTSLDELPQFFNVLLGDMSIVGPRPHINVQTEKYTNEVENYLIRNSIKPGITGLAQVSGYRGEVIKKSDIDNRVRLDIFYIENWSFFLDIKIIAQTCFNFFIKEEKAY; from the coding sequence TTGAAGAAAAAAAGATCCATACTAATAAAACCATTAATAGTAGTTATAGATTTAATTTTAATTATTTCTATTATCTATTTTGTATCAGATAAAGAATATTTTAATCTTTCTTTTATATCTTATATCACTGCTTTTTGGTTATTTATATCTTACTACACTAAATATTACAATGTGTATAGGTATACCCATGTGGGGAGGTTGGTTACGCTCTTGTTATCGCAATTTTTTATATTTTCTTTAGCATACCTAAGTTATTTTAGTGTTTTTAAAGAGGGTGAAATTGTTAATAAACAATTTTTAGTTTTTGCGCTCATTTTCTGTACAGTTTCATCAACTAAATTTTTAATCTTTTATGTATTAAAAAAATACAGATCTAAAGGTAGAAATTATAGAAATATCGTTCTTTTTGGAGAACTAGGTTCTGCCAGAAAATTAGAAAATTTATTTCACCATAAAAATGATTTAGGCTATCGTTTCTTCGGTTTTTTTTCTGATAAAGTTTATAAGTCAAAAAATTATTTAGGGGCTTTAGATAAAGGTTTTAGTTATATTATTAACAATAAAATAGACGAAGTCTATTGTGATCCGTCAAAAGTGAATTCTGGTCGATTGATAGAAATAACAAAGTTTGTAGAAAAAAACGAATTAGAATTAAGAATTTTACCAGAAAATAAAGCCATTTATAGTAAAGATTTTATTTTAGAATACTTTGGTACAATTCCTATTTTAAAGCCTAAATCATTACCTTTTGAGAAAATAGAAACCCATGTTATTAAAAGAGTTTTTGATATACTATTTTCATTCGTCGTCTGTTTTTTCATGTTATCTTGGATGTTACCAATCTTATGGGTTGTTATAAAATTAGATTCTAAAGGTACTTTCTTTTTTAAGCAGAAAAGAGACGGTTTAGATGGAAAACAATTTTATTGTTATAAATTAAGGTCTATGAGAGTAAATAGCAATGCAGACAAAGTGTCGGCTTGTAAGAATGATAAAAGAATTACTAGAGTGGGAGCCTTTTTGAGAAAAACAAGTTTAGATGAATTGCCACAGTTTTTCAATGTACTTTTAGGAGATATGAGTATTGTTGGACCTAGACCTCATATTAATGTTCAAACTGAAAAGTATACAAACGAAGTAGAAAATTATTTAATTAGAAACTCTATAAAACCAGGTATTACAGGTTTAGCACAAGTTAGTGGGTATAGAGGTGAGGTAATTAAAAAATCTGACATTGATAATAGAGTACGATTAGATATTTTTTACATAGAAAACTGGTCGTTTTTTTTAGATATAAAAATAATAGCACAAACTTGTTTTAATTTTTTCATTAAAGAGGAAAAAGCATACTAG
- a CDS encoding glycosyl transferase family 2, with product MKEDIIITGSIVLFKENLTDLHKAIECFLAIPLKKKLYLIDNTPLRFFEYVFVNQQIEYIAVEQNIGFGAGHNFIIDKIKQTSKFHLILNPDVSFNLGVISNLIKELENNKDVAMIAPKVLFPKGKHQYSCRRYPSVSELIARRFTLLKPMFRAVIFKGEYRERDLEIPFFAEYITGCFQLYRTEDFIALNGFDERYFLYMEDVDICKKIDLLEKKKLYFPQEEIIHVLKQGSSKSLELFLRHTSSAFKYFHKWGF from the coding sequence ATGAAAGAAGATATAATAATAACAGGTTCAATTGTTCTTTTTAAAGAAAACTTAACAGATTTACATAAAGCCATAGAGTGCTTTTTAGCTATTCCTTTAAAAAAGAAGCTTTACCTAATAGACAACACTCCGTTAAGGTTTTTCGAGTATGTTTTTGTCAATCAACAGATAGAATATATTGCCGTAGAACAAAATATAGGTTTTGGTGCTGGTCATAATTTTATAATTGATAAAATAAAACAAACCTCTAAATTTCATTTAATTTTAAATCCTGATGTTTCTTTTAACTTAGGTGTTATTTCTAACTTAATTAAAGAATTAGAAAACAATAAAGATGTTGCAATGATTGCTCCTAAAGTATTGTTTCCAAAGGGAAAACATCAATATTCTTGTAGAAGATATCCATCTGTTTCAGAATTAATTGCTAGAAGATTTACGCTTTTAAAACCAATGTTTAGAGCTGTTATTTTTAAAGGAGAATACAGAGAAAGAGATTTAGAAATTCCTTTTTTTGCAGAATATATTACAGGCTGTTTCCAATTATACAGAACAGAAGATTTTATAGCATTAAATGGTTTTGATGAACGGTATTTCTTGTATATGGAAGATGTTGATATTTGTAAAAAAATAGATTTATTAGAGAAAAAGAAATTATATTTTCCTCAAGAAGAAATCATACATGTTTTAAAACAAGGCTCTTCTAAAAGTCTGGAATTATTTTTACGCCATACTTCATCTGCTTTTAAATATTTTCATAAATGGGGATTTTAA
- the purD gene encoding phosphoribosylamine--glycine ligase, translated as MNVLILGSGGREHAFAIKLLESKKINKLFVAPGNAGTDKIATNINIDATDFEAVKKITLENDIKMVVVGPEVPLVAGVHDFFLADEELKNIPVIGPKKDGALLEGSKDFSKQFMQKHGVPTARYQSFTKDNLQEGFAFLETLAPPFVLKADGLAAGKGVLILDSLEEAKTELEEMVSNQKFGAASTTVVIEEFLKGIELSVFVLTDGKSYKILPSAKDYKRIGEGDTGLNTGGMGAISPVPFADKAFLDKVEELVVKPTIAGLQKDGIDYRGFIFIGLMNDNGNPSVVEYNVRMGDPETEVVLPRIESDLFELFEGVANQNLSEKSFSVTDKTATTVMLVSGGYPEAYEKNKEITGFDTVEDSFVFHAGTIIKDGKVVTSGGRVIAVTSFGDTIEEALEKSYKSIDKIHFDKMNYRKDIGFDLV; from the coding sequence ATGAATGTACTTATTTTAGGTTCTGGAGGTAGAGAACACGCTTTTGCAATTAAATTATTAGAAAGTAAAAAAATTAATAAACTTTTTGTAGCTCCAGGAAATGCCGGAACAGATAAAATAGCCACTAATATTAATATCGATGCTACAGATTTCGAAGCTGTTAAAAAGATTACATTAGAAAACGACATTAAAATGGTTGTTGTTGGCCCGGAAGTACCTTTGGTAGCTGGGGTTCACGATTTCTTTTTAGCAGACGAAGAATTGAAAAATATTCCAGTAATCGGACCTAAAAAAGACGGAGCATTATTAGAAGGATCTAAAGATTTCTCTAAACAATTCATGCAAAAACATGGCGTTCCAACAGCAAGATATCAATCTTTTACTAAGGATAATTTACAAGAAGGTTTTGCTTTCTTAGAAACCTTAGCACCACCTTTTGTATTAAAAGCAGACGGTTTAGCAGCAGGAAAAGGAGTGTTAATTTTAGACTCTTTAGAAGAAGCAAAAACCGAATTAGAAGAAATGGTTTCTAATCAAAAATTCGGAGCAGCATCTACAACTGTAGTTATCGAAGAATTTTTAAAAGGAATAGAATTATCTGTCTTTGTTTTAACAGACGGAAAAAGTTATAAAATTTTACCATCAGCAAAAGATTATAAGAGAATTGGCGAAGGTGACACAGGTTTAAATACTGGCGGAATGGGAGCAATTTCTCCCGTACCATTTGCAGATAAAGCTTTTTTAGATAAAGTAGAAGAATTGGTTGTAAAACCAACAATTGCAGGTTTACAAAAGGACGGAATTGATTACAGAGGTTTTATCTTTATCGGTTTAATGAACGACAACGGCAACCCTTCTGTGGTTGAGTATAACGTAAGAATGGGAGACCCAGAAACGGAAGTTGTTTTACCAAGAATCGAGTCAGATTTATTTGAGTTGTTCGAAGGAGTTGCAAACCAAAATTTAAGCGAAAAATCGTTTTCTGTAACCGATAAAACGGCAACAACGGTAATGTTAGTTTCTGGCGGATATCCAGAAGCGTATGAGAAAAATAAAGAAATTACAGGTTTCGATACCGTAGAAGATTCTTTCGTTTTTCATGCCGGAACTATCATTAAAGATGGCAAAGTTGTTACAAGCGGAGGTAGAGTTATCGCGGTAACCTCTTTTGGCGACACCATTGAAGAGGCTTTAGAAAAGAGTTATAAAAGTATAGATAAGATTCATTTCGATAAAATGAATTACAGAAAAGACATTGGTTTCGATTTAGTGTAG